From the Octadecabacter antarcticus 307 genome, one window contains:
- a CDS encoding PilZ domain-containing protein, whose amino-acid sequence MTFRARRYATNYPIAIRHGATEHKCVVSNISETGACVVGMNDIALDEQVEFIHNGNRTPAKVRWIRIGKIGLVFDYNLSARALDQIRYSLRKSTRARPPQRATFTELL is encoded by the coding sequence ATGACATTTAGAGCGCGGCGATATGCAACGAACTATCCGATCGCCATACGCCATGGCGCAACTGAACATAAATGTGTCGTGTCCAACATCAGCGAAACCGGCGCCTGCGTTGTCGGCATGAATGACATTGCATTAGACGAACAGGTCGAATTTATTCACAATGGCAACCGCACGCCGGCCAAAGTCCGCTGGATCAGGATCGGCAAAATAGGTCTGGTTTTCGACTACAATCTGTCTGCCCGCGCACTCGACCAGATTCGCTATTCCCTCCGCAAATCAACGCGCGCCCGCCCGCCTCAACGCGCCACTTTCACCGAATTGCTCTAG
- a CDS encoding glutathione S-transferase N-terminal domain-containing protein produces the protein MIDLYYWPTPNGWKVTIALEEMHLPYRVNLIDIGAGDQFKPDFLVVAPNNRMPAITDPDGPDGAPISIFESGAILQYLVRKTGQFGGPTERDRIAVDQWLMWQMGGLGPMAGQAHHFLKYAPNMDPPQDIPYAKDRYRTETARLYGVLDRQLTNYEFVAGDFYSIADMSIWGWASLWQGQQQTLDDKPNLKRWLDDVTARAGVQKGRAVAAEKRGDFKGSKTTQDTLFKRS, from the coding sequence ATGATTGATCTCTATTACTGGCCCACGCCCAACGGCTGGAAAGTCACAATCGCACTTGAAGAAATGCATCTGCCCTACCGCGTCAATCTGATCGACATCGGTGCAGGTGATCAGTTCAAGCCCGATTTTCTGGTCGTTGCCCCCAACAATCGCATGCCCGCCATCACCGATCCAGACGGGCCAGACGGTGCGCCGATTTCGATCTTTGAATCCGGCGCGATCCTGCAATATCTCGTGCGTAAAACCGGTCAATTCGGCGGACCAACAGAGAGGGATCGCATCGCTGTTGATCAGTGGTTGATGTGGCAAATGGGCGGCCTTGGCCCGATGGCCGGACAAGCGCATCATTTCTTGAAATATGCACCTAACATGGATCCGCCGCAGGATATCCCATATGCGAAAGACCGCTACCGAACTGAAACTGCACGCCTTTATGGCGTATTGGATCGCCAACTTACCAATTATGAATTCGTCGCAGGTGATTTCTATTCTATCGCCGATATGTCGATCTGGGGCTGGGCATCACTTTGGCAAGGCCAGCAACAAACACTGGATGACAAACCCAATCTGAAACGCTGGCTCGATGACGTTACCGCCCGCGCGGGCGTCCAGAAAGGGCGCGCCGTGGCGGCCGAAAAACGCGGTGATTTCAAAGGCAGTAAAACCACGCAGGACACCCTTTTTAAGCGCAGCTAA
- the xseA gene encoding exodeoxyribonuclease VII large subunit: MDLIDEPEAAGNTPEFTVSELSGAVKRTIEGEFGHVRVRAEVGRVTHARSGHLYFDLKDDRNVLACTTWKGQVADLSVIPEEGMEVVVKGRMTTFGSQSKYQLNATEVAVAGVGALMAMLDKRKKALEAEGLFGAERKQALPFLPDVIGVITSPTGAVIRDILHRLRDRFPRKVIVWPVAVQGKDCAPQVARAIDGFNAMTSGGALPRPDLIIVARGGGSIEDLWGFNEEIVARATAASTIPLISAVGHETDTTLIDFVSDQRAPTPTAAAEMAVPVRLELMVAVDQMGARASRAVTDGVTRRKQRVADLARVLPKPEQLTEDAKQRFDYLSEKLDAALIGRVTEGRLRMGEASGLLRPSVLVNRLAQGRERMSGLDARLGPALGRKAAQAQRDLDGQARRLRPDVLAVAQTRAAKDFAVMLRRMTTASRTQTQKQRSRLEALDRMRETLGYRETLKRGYAVVRGDGAVVTSAKAAKAATTLDIEFADGTMAPAGKPAKLKVKTPPPDQGSLF, translated from the coding sequence ATGGACCTGATCGACGAACCAGAAGCCGCAGGCAACACCCCCGAATTCACGGTGAGCGAGCTTTCGGGTGCGGTGAAGCGTACAATCGAGGGCGAGTTTGGCCATGTTCGTGTCAGAGCAGAGGTTGGCCGTGTGACGCATGCGCGGTCTGGTCATTTGTATTTTGACCTCAAGGATGACCGTAATGTGCTGGCCTGTACTACGTGGAAAGGGCAGGTGGCGGACCTTTCGGTGATCCCCGAGGAGGGGATGGAGGTCGTCGTAAAGGGCCGCATGACGACGTTTGGTAGCCAGTCAAAGTACCAGTTGAACGCAACCGAAGTGGCGGTGGCAGGGGTCGGCGCGCTGATGGCGATGCTCGATAAACGCAAAAAGGCGCTGGAGGCTGAGGGACTTTTTGGCGCTGAGCGCAAGCAAGCGCTGCCGTTTTTACCGGATGTGATTGGGGTGATCACATCGCCCACAGGTGCCGTTATTCGTGACATATTACATAGGCTTAGGGACAGATTTCCCCGCAAAGTGATCGTTTGGCCAGTGGCGGTTCAGGGCAAGGATTGCGCGCCGCAAGTCGCGCGCGCAATTGACGGGTTCAACGCGATGACCAGTGGTGGTGCGCTGCCGCGACCTGATCTAATTATAGTGGCGCGCGGTGGTGGATCGATTGAAGACCTTTGGGGCTTCAATGAAGAAATCGTGGCGCGGGCAACGGCAGCATCAACCATTCCGCTGATTTCCGCCGTTGGGCACGAAACCGACACGACGCTGATTGATTTTGTGTCAGATCAACGTGCACCAACACCGACGGCGGCAGCAGAAATGGCGGTGCCGGTCCGGTTGGAATTAATGGTGGCGGTTGACCAGATGGGCGCGCGGGCGTCGCGGGCGGTAACGGACGGTGTCACGCGGCGCAAACAACGGGTGGCGGATTTGGCGCGGGTATTGCCCAAACCGGAACAGCTGACCGAAGATGCCAAGCAACGCTTTGATTATTTGTCGGAAAAACTTGATGCGGCGTTGATTGGCCGTGTCACAGAGGGCCGTTTGCGTATGGGGGAGGCGTCTGGTCTGCTGCGCCCGTCCGTGCTGGTGAATCGGTTGGCGCAGGGGCGCGAACGCATGTCGGGCTTGGACGCGCGGTTGGGGCCAGCCTTGGGCCGCAAGGCGGCGCAGGCGCAGCGTGATTTGGACGGACAGGCACGCAGGTTGCGCCCTGACGTACTTGCCGTGGCGCAGACACGCGCGGCCAAAGATTTCGCGGTGATGCTACGCCGCATGACAACGGCGTCCCGCACGCAGACGCAAAAACAACGCAGCCGACTTGAGGCGCTGGACCGGATGCGCGAAACATTGGGCTACCGCGAAACGCTGAAACGCGGATATGCTGTGGTGCGCGGCGACGGGGCGGTTGTCACATCGGCGAAGGCGGCAAAGGCGGCCACGACGCTCGACATCGAATTTGCGGACGGGACGATGGCGCCCGCTGGTAAGCCCGCCAAGCTCAAGGTCAAGACACCGCCGCCAGATCAGGGCAGCCTCTTTTAG
- a CDS encoding inner membrane-spanning protein YciB, protein MNEKTVNPVLKQVLELGPTVIFFLIYLRIKDEVYTFGGTDYSGFIVATIVFVPILLLAMGALWILTGKLSRIQVFTACMVIFFGALTAWFNDERFFKMKTSIVNGLFAVILGIGLLRGKSLLQYVMGDMIPMEQEGWMILTKRLAFGFAVLAMANEVVWRTMSTDAWVKIETFAFPAALFLFLWAQIVMLQKYVIEPDGPNP, encoded by the coding sequence ATGAATGAAAAAACCGTAAATCCCGTACTGAAACAGGTCCTCGAATTGGGGCCGACTGTCATATTCTTCCTGATTTATCTGCGCATCAAGGACGAGGTCTATACCTTTGGTGGCACCGATTATTCAGGCTTCATTGTCGCCACGATTGTGTTTGTGCCAATTCTTCTATTGGCGATGGGGGCTTTGTGGATTCTGACTGGAAAGCTCAGCCGGATTCAGGTTTTTACAGCGTGTATGGTGATCTTTTTTGGTGCTTTAACAGCCTGGTTCAATGACGAGCGGTTTTTCAAAATGAAGACATCCATCGTCAATGGGCTGTTCGCCGTTATTCTTGGGATTGGTCTTTTGCGTGGCAAAAGTCTTTTGCAATATGTCATGGGCGATATGATTCCGATGGAACAGGAAGGCTGGATGATCCTGACCAAGCGGCTGGCGTTCGGGTTCGCGGTTCTGGCCATGGCAAACGAAGTTGTCTGGCGTACTATGTCGACGGATGCTTGGGTGAAGATTGAAACATTCGCGTTTCCGGCCGCGTTATTCCTGTTCCTTTGGGCACAGATCGTGATGTTGCAGAAATATGTGATCGAACCGGATGGCCCTAACCCCTAA
- a CDS encoding DMT family transporter codes for MADWLINLAGTPEGARLATALALMSAVAHAVFGALQKGRHDPWLMRGSIDASLVLISAPVALFMVPWPNATTFLILLGAVVVHFAYKMTVALAYERAAYTVVYPVIRGTGPVVTVLAASLLFQEHFTVLQWVGVACLSGAMLLLALRNMAAEQVDLRGLKIGLIWAAAGGLLVAVYTVYDAYGIRQSPDPFTFLAWFFVLTALDFPILAAFRYRRTGAPGGLGSLLARGFAGALIAWVSFGGVMLATRLGSVGEAAVLRETSTVFAALIGWFVLGETVGPRRLILMAFIALGAVMVQIGG; via the coding sequence GTGGCTGACTGGCTCATCAATCTGGCGGGGACGCCCGAGGGCGCGCGGCTGGCGACGGCGCTGGCATTGATGTCAGCTGTGGCGCACGCTGTGTTCGGGGCGCTACAAAAAGGCCGGCATGATCCGTGGTTGATGCGTGGATCAATCGATGCGTCGCTTGTGCTGATTTCCGCGCCTGTGGCGTTGTTCATGGTGCCGTGGCCCAATGCGACCACGTTTTTGATTCTTTTGGGCGCGGTGGTCGTGCACTTTGCCTATAAAATGACGGTGGCGCTGGCCTATGAACGGGCGGCGTATACGGTGGTTTATCCAGTCATTCGCGGCACCGGGCCGGTGGTAACGGTGCTTGCGGCGAGCCTGTTATTTCAGGAACATTTTACCGTGCTGCAATGGGTCGGCGTGGCCTGTTTGTCGGGCGCGATGCTGCTGCTGGCGCTGCGCAATATGGCCGCTGAACAGGTTGATTTACGTGGGCTTAAGATCGGGCTGATCTGGGCCGCTGCTGGTGGCTTGTTGGTGGCGGTTTATACGGTCTATGACGCCTATGGTATCCGCCAAAGCCCTGATCCGTTTACGTTTTTAGCTTGGTTCTTTGTCTTGACGGCCTTGGATTTTCCCATTCTGGCAGCGTTTAGATATCGCCGCACGGGGGCGCCTGGTGGGCTGGGGTCATTACTGGCGCGCGGGTTTGCTGGCGCGCTGATTGCTTGGGTCAGTTTTGGTGGTGTGATGCTGGCGACGCGGCTGGGCAGTGTCGGGGAGGCAGCGGTGCTGCGCGAAACGTCAACCGTGTTTGCTGCCCTTATCGGTTGGTTCGTTTTGGGTGAAACAGTTGGTCCGCGTCGGTTAATCTTGATGGCTTTCATCGCTTTGGGGGCTGTAATGGTCCAAATTGGGGGATAA
- a CDS encoding fatty acid desaturase, translating into MGLHFDAVWAPYVRAHLGAPCPGRGTRSDPSTARRGESFYRFFARAWTGGFRAGLQTENQRIARTGRAKWHHPYFSYVFGAALALATAAFIGGGTGVSAAICLSGFAQTQLMLSDYVQHYGLSRRIMGTGKPEPVESRHSWNAPHLMSSALMLNAPRHSDHHAHPGRPFPALLLKGDMPMLPQSLPVMACVALYPRLWRRVMPPRAAQWQEAGA; encoded by the coding sequence ATGGGTCTACATTTCGATGCTGTTTGGGCACCATACGTCCGCGCACACCTTGGTGCACCATGTCCAGGTCGGGGCACCCGAAGCGACCCCAGTACAGCGCGCCGAGGGGAGAGTTTCTATCGCTTCTTCGCGCGGGCTTGGACGGGTGGATTTCGCGCCGGACTGCAGACAGAAAATCAGCGGATCGCGCGAACAGGTCGCGCGAAGTGGCATCACCCCTACTTCTCCTATGTGTTCGGTGCGGCATTGGCGCTGGCAACTGCCGCGTTTATTGGCGGTGGCACGGGCGTTTCTGCGGCGATTTGCCTGTCAGGCTTTGCGCAAACACAGTTGATGTTGTCAGATTACGTGCAGCACTATGGGTTGTCGCGCCGGATCATGGGCACTGGCAAACCCGAACCCGTCGAGTCCCGCCATTCGTGGAACGCACCGCATTTGATGTCATCGGCGCTGATGCTGAATGCGCCGCGCCATTCTGACCACCATGCCCATCCAGGCAGACCGTTTCCGGCGTTGCTACTGAAAGGTGATATGCCGATGTTGCCGCAATCCTTGCCCGTGATGGCCTGTGTTGCGCTATATCCACGCCTGTGGCGGCGCGTGATGCCCCCCCGCGCGGCCCAGTGGCAAGAGGCTGGCGCATAG
- the ftsY gene encoding signal recognition particle-docking protein FtsY, producing MQAAQSAADAAEVARLQAERAAHEEAARIVESERQAQEAKRAEAQRQAEAERLKIAARAAQQDRLAADALRAEDSKLENEAREAELARQADVAAAEETERASEQRQAEAARRAEDVRLEVEREAQEKAAKPGLIGRMLGRGEKKTVVRRELDDDMLERLEELLISADMGVDTALRVTSNMAEGRFGKRLSTQEIKELLAAEITRVMEPVARPLPLYPTKPQVVLVVGVNGSGKTTTIGKLASQFQAAGKKVVIAAGDTFRAAAVEQLQVWGDRAGVPVLTAPQGSDPASLAYDAMEQAARDGADLLMIDTAGRLQNRADLMEELQKIVRVIRKKDPDAPHNTLLVLDATTGQNALSQVKTFQELADVTGLIMTKLDGTAKGGVLVALADKFGLPIHAIGVGEQIDDLAPFDPEDFAAALTGLDR from the coding sequence ATGCAAGCAGCACAATCCGCAGCAGACGCGGCGGAAGTTGCGCGTTTGCAGGCCGAGCGCGCAGCGCACGAAGAAGCTGCCCGCATTGTGGAAAGTGAACGTCAAGCACAGGAGGCCAAACGCGCTGAGGCGCAGCGGCAAGCCGAAGCTGAACGCCTTAAAATAGCCGCCCGCGCTGCGCAACAAGACCGTCTAGCAGCCGACGCGCTTCGCGCCGAAGACTCCAAACTAGAAAACGAAGCGCGCGAGGCTGAATTGGCCCGTCAAGCTGACGTCGCGGCGGCCGAGGAAACGGAGCGTGCCTCCGAACAGCGCCAAGCAGAGGCCGCGCGTCGGGCCGAAGATGTGCGGCTTGAGGTGGAGCGTGAGGCGCAAGAAAAAGCCGCCAAGCCGGGTCTGATCGGGCGTATGTTGGGGCGCGGCGAAAAGAAAACCGTTGTGCGCCGCGAACTTGATGACGATATGCTCGAGCGTCTTGAGGAGTTGTTGATCAGTGCTGACATGGGCGTCGACACCGCACTTCGCGTGACGTCGAATATGGCCGAAGGTCGCTTTGGAAAACGGCTTTCTACCCAAGAAATCAAAGAGCTGCTGGCCGCTGAAATTACCCGTGTCATGGAACCGGTTGCGCGGCCCCTACCGCTGTATCCGACCAAGCCGCAGGTCGTGTTGGTTGTCGGCGTGAACGGGTCGGGCAAGACGACAACGATAGGCAAGCTCGCCAGTCAATTTCAAGCGGCGGGCAAAAAGGTGGTGATCGCGGCAGGGGACACGTTCCGCGCCGCAGCCGTCGAACAATTGCAGGTCTGGGGGGATCGCGCGGGCGTGCCGGTGTTGACCGCGCCCCAAGGCAGCGATCCGGCGTCGCTGGCATACGATGCGATGGAACAGGCCGCGCGCGACGGTGCAGATTTGTTGATGATCGACACCGCAGGCCGATTGCAAAACCGTGCAGATCTGATGGAAGAGCTGCAAAAGATTGTCCGCGTTATCCGCAAGAAAGACCCTGACGCACCGCACAACACCTTGCTGGTTTTGGATGCCACTACAGGACAAAACGCGCTGTCGCAGGTGAAGACGTTCCAAGAGCTTGCCGATGTGACTGGATTGATCATGACCAAGTTGGATGGCACGGCCAAGGGCGGCGTTCTGGTGGCATTGGCGGACAAGTTCGGCCTGCCGATCCATGCCATCGGGGTTGGGGAACAGATCGACGATCTCGCGCCGTTTGATCCTGAAGATTTTGCCGCAGCATTGACTGGGTTGGACCGATGA
- the folE2 gene encoding GTP cyclohydrolase FolE2 — protein sequence MNIQSKDLNRDLTHEDAAEALALLRNWAGQVTDEEVAALDPLVSRLVPGREVSNYPALARAYPEEFEVDDVYKASMPDLQNGPSSLIKGAKRAIQHVGISNFRLPIRFHTRVGKSVGDDLTLETSVTGTVSLEAEKKGINMSRIMRTFYKHAEETFSFEVIDAALDAYKTDLDSFDARIMMRMSFPMKVDSLRSGLAGYQYYDIALELIETGGQRKKIVHLDYVYSSTCPCSLELSEHARQFRGQLATPHSQRSVARVSVELAPEGDVLWFEDLIDICRAAVPTETQVMVKREDEQAFAELNAANPIFVEDAARLFAQKLQSDARVADYRVIASHQESLHSHDAVSVLTEGTTFDAESLDPRLFASLFHVG from the coding sequence ATGAATATTCAGTCCAAAGATCTTAATCGTGATTTAACCCATGAAGACGCAGCAGAGGCACTGGCCTTGTTGCGCAACTGGGCGGGGCAGGTGACAGACGAAGAAGTTGCCGCCCTCGATCCGCTGGTGTCACGTCTGGTGCCGGGCCGTGAGGTATCGAATTACCCCGCACTGGCACGCGCCTACCCCGAAGAATTTGAAGTGGATGACGTCTATAAGGCGTCAATGCCAGACCTGCAAAACGGTCCCAGCAGCCTGATCAAAGGCGCAAAGCGTGCTATCCAGCATGTCGGGATTAGTAATTTTCGTCTGCCGATCCGTTTTCATACCCGTGTCGGAAAATCTGTTGGCGATGATCTGACGCTTGAAACATCCGTTACCGGCACTGTCAGCCTTGAGGCGGAAAAGAAGGGCATCAACATGTCCCGTATCATGCGCACGTTTTACAAACATGCCGAAGAAACGTTCAGTTTTGAGGTCATCGATGCGGCACTCGACGCTTATAAGACCGATCTGGACAGTTTCGACGCCCGTATCATGATGCGAATGTCGTTCCCGATGAAGGTGGACAGCCTGCGGTCCGGCCTTGCGGGGTATCAGTATTACGACATCGCGCTTGAACTGATTGAAACAGGTGGTCAGCGCAAAAAGATTGTGCACCTTGATTATGTCTATTCATCAACCTGTCCGTGTTCGTTGGAACTGTCAGAACATGCGCGTCAGTTCCGTGGCCAACTGGCCACGCCACATTCGCAGCGCAGCGTCGCGCGCGTGTCGGTTGAATTGGCCCCTGAGGGTGATGTTTTATGGTTTGAAGACCTGATTGATATCTGCCGCGCGGCGGTGCCGACAGAAACCCAAGTCATGGTCAAACGCGAAGACGAACAGGCGTTTGCCGAACTCAACGCGGCCAATCCGATCTTTGTGGAAGACGCCGCGCGCCTGTTTGCGCAAAAGCTGCAATCAGATGCGCGCGTCGCCGACTACCGCGTCATTGCCAGCCATCAAGAAAGCCTGCACAGCCATGACGCCGTGTCTGTGCTGACCGAAGGCACGACGTTTGATGCGGAATCGCTGGACCCACGGTTGTTTGCATCGCTGTTTCATGTGGGGTGA
- a CDS encoding alpha/beta fold hydrolase, with protein sequence MSQDPIGLLGRMNAASLMLVTPEYFKVRAARTKGASKIRYEPANFKMKPAFMTLDGVKIRTAKGGNPDGPTVLFLSPLPQSILCYDKIWGALSDEASLIALDMPGFGRSEGDMSYMTFAAQSAFLEKFILEKGLRDVHIVAPDVAMPVALHYVVHRDHRAKSLLIGDGPGILPSTDGSLVKKIVHSGFWRLMVNMTGSRAFIAGANQLGYLHYRPNAEEVADYVASYSGRISQVSQYFKGYPEGLSAIDPHLETLDVPVHVFWGDQDAFLTTDNAQRLHKRIPKSALTIFKNCGHFCYQDQGVEFTQLVSKWIGGGYRMGEEDG encoded by the coding sequence ATGTCTCAAGATCCAATTGGACTTCTAGGCCGCATGAACGCGGCCAGTTTGATGCTGGTTACGCCAGAGTACTTCAAGGTGCGGGCCGCGCGCACAAAAGGCGCGTCAAAAATCAGATATGAACCCGCGAACTTCAAAATGAAGCCTGCGTTTATGACACTGGATGGGGTCAAGATCCGCACTGCAAAAGGCGGCAATCCAGATGGGCCAACCGTCTTGTTCCTAAGCCCCTTACCGCAGAGCATCCTATGTTACGACAAGATTTGGGGGGCATTGTCCGACGAGGCCAGCCTGATTGCTCTCGATATGCCCGGTTTTGGGCGTAGCGAAGGCGACATGAGCTACATGACCTTCGCAGCCCAAAGCGCATTTCTAGAAAAATTTATATTAGAAAAAGGGCTTAGAGATGTCCATATCGTCGCCCCCGACGTCGCTATGCCTGTGGCTTTGCACTATGTGGTACATCGCGACCACAGGGCAAAGAGCCTTCTCATTGGTGACGGACCTGGTATTTTACCTTCAACCGACGGCAGTCTCGTTAAGAAGATTGTACATTCTGGTTTCTGGAGGCTCATGGTCAACATGACTGGCTCCCGCGCCTTTATCGCGGGCGCGAACCAGCTTGGGTATTTGCATTATCGCCCTAACGCTGAAGAAGTCGCAGACTATGTGGCGTCCTATTCTGGTCGTATCAGCCAAGTCTCGCAGTATTTTAAAGGCTATCCTGAAGGGTTGAGCGCCATCGACCCGCATCTTGAAACGCTTGATGTGCCGGTTCATGTGTTTTGGGGCGATCAAGACGCGTTCCTGACGACTGATAACGCTCAGCGGTTGCACAAGCGTATCCCCAAAAGTGCGCTGACGATTTTCAAGAATTGCGGCCATTTCTGTTACCAAGATCAAGGCGTGGAGTTTACCCAGCTTGTGAGCAAGTGGATCGGCGGCGGATATCGGATGGGTGAAGAGGATGGCTGA
- a CDS encoding TetR/AcrR family transcriptional regulator, whose translation MQYWAKGPTDVAIGEICTLTGASKPGIYREFGSDDGLKLATLEVYSTLALQPLFEILQQDQEFEDAQAALIAFTTQDRAALGLPSGCLHVAMRAQSNKLGTMTREKVDQMRQDVLGNYAAWIERAKSRGEFRTDIPTDVAALFYDALNGAAMRMQKEGVPNGVIANVLRLAFRGMQ comes from the coding sequence ATGCAATATTGGGCAAAAGGGCCGACAGACGTCGCAATCGGAGAGATTTGTACGCTGACTGGGGCATCTAAGCCGGGGATTTATCGGGAATTTGGCAGCGACGATGGCCTTAAGCTGGCGACGTTAGAGGTCTACAGCACCTTAGCGCTGCAACCGTTGTTTGAAATTCTTCAGCAGGATCAAGAATTTGAAGATGCGCAAGCCGCGCTTATTGCGTTTACGACTCAAGACCGCGCAGCACTTGGTTTGCCCAGCGGGTGCCTTCACGTCGCCATGCGCGCCCAAAGCAACAAACTGGGCACAATGACCCGCGAAAAGGTGGATCAGATGCGGCAAGACGTTCTGGGCAATTACGCAGCCTGGATCGAACGGGCAAAGTCGAGAGGCGAATTCAGGACGGACATCCCGACCGATGTTGCAGCCCTTTTCTATGACGCCCTAAACGGGGCGGCGATGCGTATGCAAAAAGAAGGTGTCCCTAATGGTGTCATTGCAAATGTGTTGCGGCTTGCTTTCCGGGGCATGCAATGA
- a CDS encoding integrase core domain-containing protein has product MGSGHRLRLALYCASPPLGDACIACWVIDECLNETLFGTLHNARETLDEWQEGYNCRRPHSALGSGSHATMSD; this is encoded by the coding sequence GTGGGTTCAGGACACCGGCTTAGATTGGCACTATATTGCGCCTCTCCCCCTCTCGGCGATGCATGCATCGCCTGTTGGGTAATAGATGAATGCCTCAACGAAACCCTATTTGGGACATTGCATAATGCCCGAGAAACGCTTGATGAATGGCAGGAGGGTTATAACTGTCGCAGGCCGCATTCAGCATTGGGCAGTGGATCCCACGCAACAATGTCAGACTGA
- a CDS encoding aminotransferase class I/II-fold pyridoxal phosphate-dependent enzyme has product MKNWKKRTKAVHAGTRRSQYGEVSEAIFLTQGFVYPTAEAAEARFENLGADEFIYARYGNPTVRMFEDRMAALMDYEDAFACSSGMSAVSGALMALLKAGDHVVSSRALFGSCLYVLEDILARFGVNITLVDGTDNAAWDAAIGPDTTLVFLESISNPTLEVVDLQHVCAVAHKSGALVLVDDAMATPIHSYAADCGADIAIVSTTKHVDGQGRMLGGIITGSRDLIRGPIEAYMKHTGGAMNPFTAWTHLKGLETLDLRVAQQSVTTMAIATALDSHPKISAVRYPTHSAHPQHELARAQSDTGGTVVAFEVKGGKDACFKFLNGLELFTISNNFADAKSIVTHPATTTHQRLPQAQKDLLGISGGLVRLSTGLEDAGDLIDDLLAALDAV; this is encoded by the coding sequence ATGAAAAACTGGAAGAAGCGCACCAAAGCAGTGCACGCGGGCACACGGCGCAGCCAGTATGGCGAAGTCAGCGAAGCAATTTTTCTGACGCAGGGCTTTGTTTATCCGACGGCTGAAGCCGCCGAAGCGCGGTTTGAAAACCTAGGCGCCGACGAATTTATTTATGCCCGCTACGGTAACCCCACCGTGCGTATGTTTGAAGATCGCATGGCCGCGTTGATGGACTACGAGGACGCCTTCGCGTGTTCTTCGGGCATGTCAGCCGTGAGTGGGGCGTTGATGGCCCTGTTGAAGGCGGGCGATCATGTGGTGTCGTCGCGCGCGCTGTTCGGGTCGTGTCTATACGTGCTTGAGGACATTCTGGCGCGTTTTGGGGTCAACATCACGTTGGTGGACGGCACAGATAATGCCGCATGGGACGCGGCGATTGGGCCTGATACGACGCTGGTGTTTCTTGAGAGCATTTCAAACCCAACGTTGGAAGTCGTTGATTTACAACATGTTTGCGCCGTAGCACACAAGTCTGGCGCATTGGTCTTGGTGGACGATGCAATGGCCACGCCAATCCATTCTTATGCCGCCGATTGCGGTGCCGATATTGCCATCGTGTCGACCACCAAACACGTTGACGGGCAGGGGCGGATGCTGGGCGGGATCATCACGGGCAGCCGTGATCTGATCCGTGGACCCATCGAAGCATACATGAAACATACGGGCGGTGCGATGAACCCGTTTACCGCGTGGACCCACCTTAAGGGATTGGAAACGCTCGATTTGCGGGTCGCTCAGCAATCCGTCACGACAATGGCGATTGCGACTGCGCTGGACAGCCATCCCAAAATCAGCGCCGTGCGGTATCCGACCCATTCAGCGCACCCGCAGCACGAATTGGCCCGTGCGCAGTCTGACACGGGTGGCACTGTTGTTGCGTTTGAAGTCAAGGGCGGCAAAGACGCCTGTTTCAAGTTCCTCAATGGGTTGGAATTATTTACGATCTCAAATAACTTTGCTGATGCAAAATCTATCGTCACCCATCCCGCGACGACTACGCATCAGCGATTGCCACAAGCACAAAAGGACCTGCTGGGGATTTCGGGCGGCTTGGTGCGGCTTTCGACTGGGCTTGAGGACGCTGGCGATCTGATCGATGATTTGCTGGCGGCGCTGGACGCGGTCTAG